One segment of Bradyrhizobium sp. CB2312 DNA contains the following:
- the ftsZ gene encoding cell division protein FtsZ — protein sequence MTGITDIREMKARIVVFGVGGAGGNAVNNMITAGLQGVEFVVANTDAQALAMSKATRLIQLGTNVTAGLGAGSQPELGRAAAEEVIDTIREHLTGAHMVFVTAGMGGGTGTGAAPIIARTARELGILTIGVVTKPFYFEGQRRMRFAEAGIEELLKTVDTLLIIPNQNLFRVASAKTTFADAFALADQVLYSGVACISDLIVKEGLINLDFADVLSVMREKGKAMMGRGEASGEKRVLAAAVAAISNPLIENPSIKRASGLIISITGGKDLMLYEVDEAATRIRDEADPDANIIVGASFDESLEGIVRVSVVATGIDNVDPAQQAPAVETALTQLAGRLRNDSRRIADRIERSATLPQVESPPLRPQPHNPVGPPARPNPDYARQAAQQSLDPYGRSSPRNMADESILDIPAFLRRAAN from the coding sequence ATGACTGGCATCACCGACATCCGCGAGATGAAAGCCCGCATCGTCGTGTTCGGCGTCGGCGGCGCCGGCGGCAACGCCGTCAACAACATGATCACGGCCGGGCTGCAAGGGGTCGAGTTCGTCGTCGCCAATACCGACGCGCAGGCGCTTGCCATGTCGAAGGCGACGCGCCTGATCCAGCTCGGCACCAACGTCACCGCAGGCCTCGGCGCCGGCTCGCAGCCCGAACTCGGACGCGCCGCAGCCGAGGAGGTCATCGATACGATCCGCGAGCATCTGACCGGCGCGCACATGGTGTTCGTGACGGCCGGCATGGGCGGCGGCACCGGTACCGGGGCTGCACCGATCATCGCCAGGACCGCGCGCGAGCTCGGCATCCTCACCATCGGCGTCGTCACCAAGCCGTTCTACTTCGAGGGCCAGCGCCGCATGCGCTTTGCCGAAGCCGGCATCGAGGAACTGCTGAAGACGGTCGACACCCTCCTGATCATCCCGAACCAGAATCTGTTCCGCGTCGCCAGCGCGAAGACCACGTTCGCCGATGCCTTTGCCCTTGCCGACCAGGTGCTCTATTCGGGCGTGGCCTGCATCAGCGACCTCATCGTCAAGGAAGGCCTGATCAATCTCGATTTCGCCGACGTTCTCTCCGTGATGCGCGAGAAGGGCAAGGCCATGATGGGACGGGGCGAGGCGTCCGGCGAGAAACGCGTGCTCGCGGCCGCCGTGGCGGCCATCTCCAATCCATTGATCGAGAACCCCTCGATCAAGCGCGCCAGCGGCCTCATCATCTCCATCACCGGCGGCAAGGATCTCATGCTGTACGAGGTCGACGAAGCCGCCACCCGGATTCGCGACGAGGCCGATCCGGACGCCAACATCATCGTCGGCGCCTCGTTCGATGAAAGCCTCGAAGGCATCGTCCGCGTCTCGGTGGTGGCGACCGGGATCGACAATGTCGACCCGGCGCAGCAGGCGCCCGCGGTGGAAACCGCGCTCACGCAGCTTGCCGGCCGGCTGCGCAACGACAGCCGCCGCATCGCCGATCGCATCGAGCGCAGTGCGACCCTGCCGCAGGTGGAAAGCCCGCCGCTCCGCCCGCAGCCGCATAACCCCGTGGGGCCACCGGCAAGGCCGAATCCGGACTATGCGCGCCAGGCGGCTCAGCAATCGCTCGATCCCTACGGCCGATCATCCCCGCGCAATATGGCCGACGAAAGCATTCTCGACATCCCCGCCTTCCTGCGCCGCGCCGCCAACTGA